The nucleotide window CCAACAGGTGAATCCCAACATACCGCGGGAGATCAAGCTAGCGGTCTATCTGACGGATGTTTCGTCGGGTGCGTTCTGCTATATCAAGGGGAGTCATCGAAAACAGCATCCGCGACTGGTTCCGGACCGAGAGCTTGTCGACATTGCGCCCGATCGCATCGTCCAGGTGACGGGACCGGCCGGGTCGGCATTCCTGTTCGATACGTCGGGCATTCATCGGCAGGCAACGCCTGTGCTGGAGAGCCGGCAGGCCGTGTTTCTCAATTATCACGATCCCGCCGTGGCTTTGCAGCGCGAGGATATCGAGTACTATCGCTACCATCCCTTACTGCTTAATGCTGCATTCCTGGGTAATCTGTCGGGGGAGGATCAGCGAATGCTGGGATTCGGGGACAAGAGGAATTACCAGCATGGGTTCGTCAGGAAACGGAGATATCCGGCCTTGGAGTTGATGAATCGTTCGCTGGTCGAGATGGTGATGGAAATGAACCACATCAGGCATTATGCGCGACGTATCGTGGCGAAAGTCCGGTCCGTACTGAGGTTGGCGTAGCAGACCATGCGGAGGAGGTTCGTGGGCGGAACCCTCGTGTGCTCCCTACAAACCGTCCAGAGGATGGGCAGGCCGGCTGACAAGATGTTGCCGACAAGCGAAACAAAGCGGCTGAGAACGGGTGAGACGAAGGAGTCTATGCAGGTTTGGTTTCCAGCCCATTGATGGCGCCGATGCGGCGGTACTTCTGTTCGCGTTCGGCCAGCAGTTGCGGAATGGAGCACTCGGTGAGCGGGAAGAGATAATTGGTCAGTGCCTTGGCGACCCGGTCTGTGACTGCCTTCGGCTCTCGGTGAGCACCGCCAAGGGGTTCCGGGATGATGTCGTCGACGATCCCGAGACCGACAAGATCCTGGGCCGTCATTTTTAGCGCGGCCGCTGCATCGGGTACTTTGGTCGGATCATCCCATAGGATAGCCGCGCAGCCCTCGGGAGAGATCACCGAATAGACACCGTGTTCCAGCATGAGCACCCGGTCTGACACCCCAAGGGCCAATGCACCACCACTACCGCCTTCCCCGATCACGACGGAGACGATGGGGACGGTCAGCCTCGACATGACCAGGAGGTTTCTGGCAATCGCTTCGGCCTGCCCCCGTTCCTCCGCACCGATTCCGGGGTAGGCGCCCGGGGTGTCGATAAAGGTGACGATGGGTCGGTTGAATTTCTCGGCCATCTTCATGAGGCGCAACGCCTTCCGGTAGCCTTCCGGGTTCGGCATGCCGAAATTTCGTTGCATCCGTTCCTTGAGAGTCTTGCCCTTTTGGTGGCCGATGACCATCACGGAGCGATCGTTGAATCGGGCGAACCCTCCCACGATGGCTCGGTCGTCGCCGAACGACCGGTCTCCGTGGAACTCCAGGAAATCACGGAAAACCTCGTTGACATAATCGAGGGTGCTGGGTCGTTGCGGATGTCTGGCCAACTGGGTGCGCTGCCAGGGAGTCAGCCCGCTGTAGAGGTCATGCTCGACTTGGGCCAGCTTCATCCGCAATTTGCGGATTTCTTCCTGGTGGCTTGCTTTGGTGCTCCCCGAGGTCACCAGCTTTTCTATCTTTTCCTCGATCTCACGGAGAGGCTTTTCAAATTCAAGATAGTCGCGCATAGGCCGTCAGGGCTGTGGATATTCTCAAGAAATGGACGGGCTCTCAGGGTCATTCATCGGGTGTTACGATACCAAAGAAAGGGCCCCTTTGCCTAGCACTTCCTCGACCTCTGCCACGAAGTGCTCACTGGCTGTCACGCTGAGGTTGGGGAGGGGACCGGTGTCGGCCTCCAGGGCTTCCTCCGTCCGGAACGTCAGCGACACGGTGGCGCCTCCCGGGTGGCGTTTGAAGACTTCCAGCAACCGGGGCAGTTGATCCTGGGTATCCGGACGATCGTTCAGCCAGATTCGTACGCGCTTGACCGTTTGGGTTTGGACTTCGGCGAGGGGTTCGATATGGCTACCCCGGATCTTCGTCCCCTTGTCACCTCGGTCGATGGTGCCGGTGATTCGTACCAGGCGTTCCGGTGCGATCAAATCGCCCGCAGACTTAAAGAGGTCGGGGAATGCGATGACCTCGACCGTACCCTGAAGGTCTTCCAGCGACAGATACGCCATGCGATCGCCCTTCTTGGTCAGCATCGACTTGACGGTGGCGATGATGCCGCACAGCTTGACCTCCTTGCCATCCGACAGATCCATGAGGCCCCCCGTGGTGACCGTTGCCAGGGCGCCGATCGTGGCTTCATAGCGGGCGAGGGGATGTGCGCTGATGTAGAACCCGGTCAGTTCCCGTTCGTACTTCAGCCTGGTCGCTTGATCCCATTCCTGAACCGAAGGCAGCAGCGGATCTGCCGAGTGAGCGGGTTGGCCTTGGCCGTGGAATTCTTCTCCGAATATGTTCGTTTGGCCCAGTTCTCGTTCTTGTTGGGCCGCCGCGCCGTCTTCGACCGCCCGGTCCAGGGCCGCCATGAGTTGCGAGCGTCTCGCTCCGGTCGAGTCGAACGTGCCGGCCTTAATCAACCCTTCCAGCATCCGCTTGTTGACTTTTCTGAGGTCGACCCGTCGGCAAAAGTCGAAGAACGATGCGAACGGTCCGCTCTCCGCCCGGATCGCCAGGACGGATTCGACGGCGCCTTCTCCCACGTTCTTGATCGCGGCGAGCCCGAAGCGGATGGCTCCGTCTGCCACCGCAAAGTCCTTTTGGCTCTCGTTGACGTCGGGCCCCAGAACTTTGATGTCGAGATCTCGGCATTCGGTGAAATAGCCGACGATCTTGTCCTGGTTCCCCATGTCGCTGGTCATGAGCGCCGCCATGAATTCGGTTGGATAGTGGGCCTTGAGATATCCCGTCTGATAACAGACGACGGCGTAGGCCGCTGCATGCGATTTATTGAAGCCGTAGCCTGCGAACTTGTAGATGAGTTCGTATAGCTTCTCGGCTTTCTTCTCCGGAATTTTCTTCTGCTTCGCTCCCTCCAGAAACTTGACCCGCAGTTTCTCCATTTCCTCGGGCTTTTTCTTCCCCATTGCCCGACGAAGAATATCGGCTTGTCCCAGCGAGAATCCCGCGATCTTGTTGGCGATCGCCATGACCTGCTCTTGGTAGACGATGACGCCGTAGGTGTCATTCAGGATGGATTCAAGCTCGGGCGTTTCATAGGTGATCGGCACCTTGCCCTGTTTACGTTTGATGAAATCCGGAATCAGGTCCATCGGACCCGGGCGATACAACGCGATGATGGCGATGATATCTTCGAACCGGTCCGGCTTGAAGCTTGTCAGCAGATCGCGCATCCCGGAGCTTTCCAGTTGGAAGATGCCGGTGGTCTTGCCCGACGAGAGGAGCGCAAACGTTTCCGCGTCGTCGAACGGCAGCCGGTCCACCACGAGCGGCGCATGATCAGGTCGAGCCTCATTGATCAAAGTTTCAGCCCGCCGAATCATGGTCAGCGTCTTGAGGCCCAGAAAGTCGAATTTCACCAGACCGATCTTTTCGACGTCTCCCATGGAATACTGGGTGACGATTTCGTCGTTGGCGCCCTTGTAGAGCGGCACATGATCGGTCAGTGGACCCTCCGAGATCACCACTCCAGCCGCATGGGTCGAAGCGTGGCGCGCCAGGCCTTCGAGCGATTGGGCGATCGACATCAGTTCCTTCACCTTGGGGTCCGAGTCGACCAACTCGCGCAATCGCGGTTCGGCATCGAGGGCCTGTTGCAAGGTCACATTGAGCTGGTTGGGCACCAACTTGGCCACTTTGTCTGCCTCGGCATAGGGCATTTCCAGCACGCGGCCCACGTCCCGGATGGCGGCCTTGGCGCCCAGCGTTCCGAAGGTGATGATCTGCGCCACATGGTCGGATCCGTATTTCTCGACGACGTAGTTGATGACCTCGCCTCGGCGATCCATGCAGAAGTCCATGTCGATATCCGGAAGCGACACGCGCTCTGGATTCAGGAAGCGCTCGAACAGCAGACTGTAAACCAAGGGGTCAAGATCGGTGATGCGCAGCGCATAGGCCACCAGACTTCCGGCAGCCGAGCCCCGGCCCGGCCCAACGGGAATGCCGCGGGATCGGGCGAACCGGATGATGTCCCAGACAATAAGAAAATAGCCGGCGAAACCCATCGAGCAGATGACCGTCAGTTCTTCCCGTAAGCGCTGCTCGTACACCGCGCCAGGAATGCCGCTTGGCCGGTCTCTCAATCGAGCTTTCAGACCTTCCATCGCCAGATGGTCGACATAGGATTCGCGGGTATAACCCTCGGGAGCCGCATATTGCGGCAGGTAGGTCCTGTTCAGGGCCAATTCCAACCCACAGTGATCGGCGATACGGCAGGTGTTTGTGACCGCCCCGGGGAACTCGGCGAACGCGGGAGCGATTTCCTCAGTGGATTTCACGTAGAGCTCGTCCGTGTCGAACTTCATCCGATTCGGGTCGCTGATGGTTTTGCCCGTCTGAAGGCAGAGCATCAGATCGTGCGGCCGAGAGTCTTCCTTCTTGAGATAGTGGCAGTCGTTGGTACCGGCCAGCGGGATGCCCAGCTTCTTGTGAATTTCGATGAGGCCCGCATTGGCAATCCGCTGATGTTCGAGGCCGTTCGCTTGTACTTCCAGGTAAAACTGGTCGCGACCGAAGATCTCTTGAAATTCGCCAGCCACCGCCATGGCCTCGGCCATGTTCTGCTGGCCGATCAAGTAGGGAATTTCTCCGCTCAGACAGCCGGAGAGCGCGATGATTCCCTCGTGGTGCTGTTTGAGGATTTCCTTGTCCATCCGAGGCTTATAATAGAATCCCTCAAGATATGCTTTGCTGACGAGCTTGATCAGATTCTGGTATCCCGTGAGGTTCCGCGCCAAGAGGATGAGGTGATAGTAGTCGTTATGGGCAAGTTGGCTGCTGTCTTTGTTGAGTCGGCTGCCGGGGGCCATGTAGGCTTCGCATCCGATGATCGGCTTGATTCCTGCCTCTTTCGCTTTCCGATAGAACTCGATCGCCCCGAACATGTTGCCGTGATC belongs to Nitrospira sp. and includes:
- a CDS encoding phytanoyl-CoA dioxygenase family protein, encoding MAHELSAILERDGLVRLPEIISSGQLRSMQQAFLVRLQRMAWNDVSGFERTEKFRYMIQDVLALDQGFMDVALHPLVKHILHEYIGPRVQLVEAKGWRSLPTKKDFHGWHGDAWYDQQVNPNIPREIKLAVYLTDVSSGAFCYIKGSHRKQHPRLVPDRELVDIAPDRIVQVTGPAGSAFLFDTSGIHRQATPVLESRQAVFLNYHDPAVALQREDIEYYRYHPLLLNAAFLGNLSGEDQRMLGFGDKRNYQHGFVRKRRYPALELMNRSLVEMVMEMNHIRHYARRIVAKVRSVLRLA
- a CDS encoding acetyl-CoA carboxylase carboxyltransferase subunit alpha, with the translated sequence MRDYLEFEKPLREIEEKIEKLVTSGSTKASHQEEIRKLRMKLAQVEHDLYSGLTPWQRTQLARHPQRPSTLDYVNEVFRDFLEFHGDRSFGDDRAIVGGFARFNDRSVMVIGHQKGKTLKERMQRNFGMPNPEGYRKALRLMKMAEKFNRPIVTFIDTPGAYPGIGAEERGQAEAIARNLLVMSRLTVPIVSVVIGEGGSGGALALGVSDRVLMLEHGVYSVISPEGCAAILWDDPTKVPDAAAALKMTAQDLVGLGIVDDIIPEPLGGAHREPKAVTDRVAKALTNYLFPLTECSIPQLLAEREQKYRRIGAINGLETKPA
- the dnaE gene encoding DNA polymerase III subunit alpha, producing the protein MSFVHLHLHTQFSLLDGANQISPLVQRIKSFGQPAVAMTDHGNMFGAIEFYRKAKEAGIKPIIGCEAYMAPGSRLNKDSSQLAHNDYYHLILLARNLTGYQNLIKLVSKAYLEGFYYKPRMDKEILKQHHEGIIALSGCLSGEIPYLIGQQNMAEAMAVAGEFQEIFGRDQFYLEVQANGLEHQRIANAGLIEIHKKLGIPLAGTNDCHYLKKEDSRPHDLMLCLQTGKTISDPNRMKFDTDELYVKSTEEIAPAFAEFPGAVTNTCRIADHCGLELALNRTYLPQYAAPEGYTRESYVDHLAMEGLKARLRDRPSGIPGAVYEQRLREELTVICSMGFAGYFLIVWDIIRFARSRGIPVGPGRGSAAGSLVAYALRITDLDPLVYSLLFERFLNPERVSLPDIDMDFCMDRRGEVINYVVEKYGSDHVAQIITFGTLGAKAAIRDVGRVLEMPYAEADKVAKLVPNQLNVTLQQALDAEPRLRELVDSDPKVKELMSIAQSLEGLARHASTHAAGVVISEGPLTDHVPLYKGANDEIVTQYSMGDVEKIGLVKFDFLGLKTLTMIRRAETLINEARPDHAPLVVDRLPFDDAETFALLSSGKTTGIFQLESSGMRDLLTSFKPDRFEDIIAIIALYRPGPMDLIPDFIKRKQGKVPITYETPELESILNDTYGVIVYQEQVMAIANKIAGFSLGQADILRRAMGKKKPEEMEKLRVKFLEGAKQKKIPEKKAEKLYELIYKFAGYGFNKSHAAAYAVVCYQTGYLKAHYPTEFMAALMTSDMGNQDKIVGYFTECRDLDIKVLGPDVNESQKDFAVADGAIRFGLAAIKNVGEGAVESVLAIRAESGPFASFFDFCRRVDLRKVNKRMLEGLIKAGTFDSTGARRSQLMAALDRAVEDGAAAQQERELGQTNIFGEEFHGQGQPAHSADPLLPSVQEWDQATRLKYERELTGFYISAHPLARYEATIGALATVTTGGLMDLSDGKEVKLCGIIATVKSMLTKKGDRMAYLSLEDLQGTVEVIAFPDLFKSAGDLIAPERLVRITGTIDRGDKGTKIRGSHIEPLAEVQTQTVKRVRIWLNDRPDTQDQLPRLLEVFKRHPGGATVSLTFRTEEALEADTGPLPNLSVTASEHFVAEVEEVLGKGALSLVS